A window of Halopelagius inordinatus genomic DNA:
GTCTGGCCCGCCTCGCGCGGGCGGGAGGAGGACGCATGAGCCGACAGAACGGGACTGAGATGACCTACGAGGGAGCCAACCTCGACAAGCCGAACCAGATTCTCCGGACGGACGACCTCCGGAAGGCGTTCGGCGGACTCGTCGCGACCGACGGCGCGTCCATCGCCGTCGAGGAAGGCACCATCACCGGAATGATAGGGCCGAACGGCGCGGGCAAGTCCACGCTGTTCAACCTCATCTCGGGGTTCTACGACCCCGACGACGGCCGGGTCTGGGTCAACGACACCGACGTGACCGACAAGAAGCCGCACGAGACGGCGCGGGCCGGACTCGTGCGCACCTTCCAGACGCCGCGGCGACTGGAGGACATGACCGTCCGCGAGGCGATGCTCGTCGGCGCGCGCCCCCAGACGGGCGAGTCGATACTGCCGCTTTGGCTGAGTCCCTCGACCGTGACCAGAGAAGAGAGAGCCAACATCGAACGCGCCGAGGAACTCCTCGAACGCTTCGAGATAGCGCACCTCATCGACGAACCGTCGGCGGAACTCTCCGGCGGGCAGTTGAAACTCGTCGAACTCGCGCGCGCCATCACGACGAGTCCGGACATCCTCCTCTTGGACGAACCGGTGGCGGGCGTCAACCCGACGCTCGCGAACGACATAAAGCGGTTCGTGCGCGAACTCAACGACGAGGGCCAGACGTTCCTGATCATCGAACACGACATGCCCTTCATCATGGACCTCGCGGACCCGGTCATCGTCTTAGACCAGGGGAAGGTGCTGATGGAGGGGACGCCGGAGGAAGTCCGGTCGGACCGACGCGTCATCGACGCCTACCTCGGAGGTGCCTGAGATGAGTACCGACACACCACGACAGACGGAGAGCGCCGACGACGTCGCACTCGCAGTCGAGGGGGTGGACTCGGGGTACGGCGAGGCGCAGGTCCTCGACGACCTGAGTCTCCACCTCGACAGAGACGAAATCGTCTGCATCATCGGTCCGAACGGCGCGGGCAAATCCACCGTACTGAAGACGGTGTTCGGCCTGTTGAAGCCGTGGAACGGGACCGTCAGACTCGGCGGCGAGGATATCACGGGGACCGAACCCGAAGATTTGGTCCGCAAAGGCGTCGGCTACGTCCCGCAGGTGGACAACGTCTTTTCGTCTCTGACCATCGAGGAGAACCTCCGGATGGGCGGCGTCGCCCGCAAATCCGGACTCGACGAGGTAATCGGGCGGTTGTACGACCGCTTCCCCCTCTTAGACGAGAAAAGAGAGGCGAAAGCGCGGACGCTGTCGGGCGGGCAACGGCAGGTGCTGGCGTTCTCCAGAGCGCTGGTGATGGAGCCCGACGTGTTGCTCATCGACGAACCGTCGGCCGGACTCGCGCCGAGCATCGTCGAAGACGTGTTCGCGAACGTCCGGACGGTCAACGAACTGGGGACGGCCATCCTGATGGTCGAACAGAACGCCCGCGAGGGACTCGCCATCTCGGACCGCGGGTACGTCCTCGACCAGGGAACCGTCGCCTACGAGGACGACGCGGACGGACTCCTCGACAACCCCGAGGTATCGCAGTTGTACCTCGGCGGCGCGGACTACGAGTGAGTCCGTCCCGCGTCTAACTGGCGCATTTCTCTATCTCGCCTTTCAGTCCCGTGGCGTCGAAGTCGTGGTCGGGGCGGATGTTGACGAAGTCGAGGAATTCGAGCGCCGAGAGCAGTTCGTCGGTGTCGTACGAGGTTCTCGCGGCGGCGACCGTCTCTTTCGCGCCGATGAGCGGTTCGAAGGCCGCCAACGCGCACGCGAGGTCGTACGACCGGGCGTCGTCCGCCGCGCCTTCGCTGACGCTCGTCGCGTCGATGAAGAACACCTCGCCGTCGACGATGAGGACGTTCTCCGCGCGGAGGTCACCGTGGGCGAGTCCGTCGTCGTGCATCCGTCGGAGAGACTCGAAGACGTCGGGCGCGATATCGACCTCTCGCCTCCGGTCCAACTCGTCGAGGGGGCGGAAGTTCGGAAGATACTCCAACACGAGGACGCCGAGTTCGCCCACTTCGAACGCCTCGACGGGTTCGGGTGCGTTGACGCCTATCTCGCGCATCCGACGGGTCGCCTCCAGTTCGTGTTCGGCCATCTGGTAGGGCGTGCCGAAATGCTCGAAAAAGCCCTCGCGCCCCGAGGAGAACGCGCCGAGGTTGCGAGTCGTCGTGAAGACGGCGTGGACGAGCGAGTTCTGCCGGGAGACGACCTTCACGAACCACTCGTCGTCGACGACCATCGGCGTCGAGAGCCAGTTGTCCGCCTCCAGAAAGCGGATGTGTAGTTCCTCCCGGTCGTAGCGCGTCTGTAACTCGCGAGCGACTGCTTCGAGTCGCGGCCAGTCCACGCGCCCCCGAACGAGGCGGCGGAGTTCCATACGGGGTGTAAGGATGGGGGTGCGTATAACTCTCCGGGCGGGGCCGTCCCGCGTCTCGATTCAGTCGTCGCCTCGAACCGCCAACACGGGAGTGTCGCCGCGTCTGAGGACTCGTTCGGTGACGCTTCCGAGGAGATATCGTTCGACGCTGGTCCGGCCGTGCGTCCCCATCACGACGAGGTCACAGTCCTCCTCGTCGGCGTACGACCGTATCTCGTCGGACGGCGAACCGTTTCTGACGGCGGTGACCACGTCCACGTCCTCGACCGCCGCACGGTCGCGCACTCGGGCCGTCGCCGTCTCCGATCGCTCTTCGATCGCTGCTTGTACCTCCTCGGGGGTGACCGCGGGGGCTCCGACCCCGACGTGTCGGGCGTCCACGACGGAGAGCGCGTGCAGTTCCGCGCCGTGTTGCCGCGCCAGGTCGATAGCGTGGTCGACGGCGTTATTGGCGGGGTCGCTTCCGTCCGTCGGAACGAGTATCCTGTCGTACATAGATGCAGATTCGCGCCCCGGAAAGAAGGAACCGCGTGAAGAATCCCACTTTTTTGGAAACCCCCTCCCGCCGCGAGTTCGTTCGGGACGGTGGAGTTCCGAGCGCGGACCGGGACGGCCGCGGCACCTCTCCGAGCGACCCACGCCGACCGTTCAGTGCTCGGCTCTCACGGTCATGACGCTGATGGAACACTCGCGGAGGCACCGTCCGACGACGCCCCCGACGCGGTACGATTCGTCGCAGAACCCCCCGCGGTCCGGGAGCAACACCAAGTCCTCGGACTCGTCGGCGTACTCCCGTATCGTCTCGACCGGCGGCCCGCACCGGACGGCGCTGACGACGTTCACGCCGCCCGCGACCGCGCGCTCCCCGACTCGGTTCGATATCTCGGGACGTTTCTCGCGGGCGTCTCGCGCGCCGTCCGGGTCCGTCTCGGGCGTCTCTACGCTCGCCCGTTCGGGGTCCGAGACGCGGAGGACGTGGAGTTCGGCGTCGTACCGTTGCGCCACGTCGAGGGCGCAGTTGATCGTCCGTTCGGCGTCGTCGCCGACGCCGGTGGGGACGAGAACCCGGTCGTACATCGACGTCCAGTAGCCGCGCCGAACGCAAATGCCTATTGTCCGTCGGAGCCGACAGTTGCGGCGGAACCGGAGGTCTGTCACGGACGTTCGATTGGTTTAATGCGTTCACGTCGGAACGTCACGTCATGGACTTCGAGTTACCCTCCGAACACCGGATGATGCGAGACACCGTCCGAGAGTTCTGCGAGGCGGAGATTTCACCCATCGCACAGGAGATAGAGACGGACCACCGCTTCCCCGAGGAGGTGTTCGACCAACTCGCCGACCTCGACATGCTCGGCGTCCCCGTCTCCGAGGAGTACGGCGGACTCGGCGGCGACCAACTGATGTACGCCCTCGTGACGGAGGAACTCGGCCGCGTCTCCGGCGGCGTCGGACTCTCTTACGCCGCCCACGTCAGCCTCGCCTCGAAACCCATCGAGATGTTCGGCACCGACGAGCAGAAAGAACGGTGGCTCCGCCCCCTCGCGGAGGGCGAGTATCTCGGCGGATGGGCCCTCACCGAACCCGGGTCGGGGTCCGACGCCAGCGACATGGACACCACCGCCGAGAGAGACGGCGACGGGTACGTCCTCGACGGGACGAAGCAGTTCATCACGAACGCAAACGTCGCCGGGTCGATAGTCGTGAAAGCCGTCACCGACCCCGGTGCGGGCTACGACGGCATCTCGACGTTCATCGTGGACCCGCGGAACGACGACGGGTTCGAGGTGACGACGGTGTGGGACAAGATGGGGTTAAACTCCTCGCCGACCTGCGAGATTCGGTTCGACGACCTGTACCTCCCCGAGGACCGCCTGCTGGGCGAAGAAGGCGAGGGGTGGACGCAGACCAAAAAGACGCTGGACGGCGGCCGCATCTCCATCGCAGCGCTCTCTACGGGCCTCGCGCAGGGCGCGTTCGAGGCTGCGAAGTCCTACGCTCTCGAACGCGAACAGTTCGGCAAGTCCATCTCGGAGTTCGACGCCATCCGCGACAAACTCGTCGATATGCACCGCAAGACCGAACGGGCGCGCCTCCTCACCCACCGCGCGGCGACGACGTACGACGCGGGCGACCCGGTGACCAGAGAGTCCGCACTCGCGAAACTCGACGCCAGCGAGGCGGCCCGCGAAGTCGCCGAAGACGCGGTGCAGGTTCTCGGCGGGTACGGTTACACCGAGGACTTCGCGCCGCAGCGATTCTACCGCGACGCCAAACTGATGGAGATAGGCGAGGGGACGAGCGAGATACAACACCTCGTCATCGGTCGCGAACTCGGTCTGTGACGGCGAACTCGGTGTCCGAGAGGAGCACGTTCACCACTTTCTGCGGACGTTCCGAGGGCGCGACGCGGCGCGCGTACCACCTGAGGGCGTCGGCGAACACCGCCCCGATATCGTCGCCCGCGACCACCGTCTCGTCTTCGGCCACGTCGGTCCGAGCGCCGAGTTCGAGGTAGTAGCGGTCCGAATCGGACGATTCGTCGTCGGTCGACGCCCTCTCTTCGACCGCCCGTCGCCCGGGTTCGGCCGCCGCCTCGGGACGGCCGCCGTCTCCGTCGACTGCGACGACGTACCGGTCGTCTCCCAACTCGCGGACGCTGTCGTCTTCGGTGAAATCCAGTTCGTCGGGCGTGACGTACGTCCGGTCGGTCATACCAGACGAGAGACGGCAGTCGGACTTGGTTATGGGTTCGGTGACGGCCCGTTCGGCGGACTAAACCGCCGAGTAATCCGCGTTCGCTCCGTCCGTAGGCGTTTCCTACCGACGCGAGCGACGGCCGAATCGGCCAGTAGAACTATCATCTTTGATACCAGGAACAAACTGTTTAAGTAACAGGTTACCTTTCGTGTGGGTAACACGGACCGACGCGACATCGGGTTCGGGACAGAGAGGTTGAGACGGTGACCGAGATGATATGAGGCACCCAACCAGATGGTACTGACGACGCGGCTCGCGGTACTTCCACTCTTAGCGGGCACGTTGTGCGGCATCGTTACGGTCGTCGTTCTCGTTCAGTTTCGGCTCTACTCTCGGCGCGTCCGTATCCCGTTCTCGCTTCTGATGCTCGCCGCGGGTATCTGGGCGACCGGCTACGGGCTTCAACTCGCCTCGGGGTCGCTGGCGGCGAAAGCGGTGTGGAACCAGATCGGCTGGGTCGGCGCCATCTCCGTCCCCACGTTGTGGTTCGCATTCTCGCTCGCGTACGCCGGTGAGAACCGCGTTTTGACTCGCCGAGGCGTCGCCGCACTCGCGGTCGAACCCGCGCTCGTGGCGGTTCTTCTCTTCGCGGGAAGCGGCGGTCCCTTGGTCAGTGACTACACGCTCTTGTCGATTCCGACGGGCGCGGTCCTCGGTTCGTCGTACGGGCCGTTGTTCGACGCCCACATACTCTACTCGGCGGCTCTCTGTCTCGTCGGCGCGTTCGTGTTCGGTCGGCTCTTGGTCCGCGACGACGGCGCGTACAGTCACGGAGTGCTCGTCATGCTCCTCGGCGCGAGCGCCCCCTTCCTCTCGTTCAGTGTCCGCCTTCTCGGCCTCTGGCCGCACTGGTTCGAGTGGACGCCGACGTCGTTCGGCGTCTCCGCCGCCGTGGCTCTCGTCGCCCTCCGAAGCGACGAACTGTTCGACGTGACGCCCGTCGCCCGGAACGCCGTCTTCTCGCGGATGCGAGACGGTATCGT
This region includes:
- a CDS encoding acyl-CoA dehydrogenase family protein — protein: MDFELPSEHRMMRDTVREFCEAEISPIAQEIETDHRFPEEVFDQLADLDMLGVPVSEEYGGLGGDQLMYALVTEELGRVSGGVGLSYAAHVSLASKPIEMFGTDEQKERWLRPLAEGEYLGGWALTEPGSGSDASDMDTTAERDGDGYVLDGTKQFITNANVAGSIVVKAVTDPGAGYDGISTFIVDPRNDDGFEVTTVWDKMGLNSSPTCEIRFDDLYLPEDRLLGEEGEGWTQTKKTLDGGRISIAALSTGLAQGAFEAAKSYALEREQFGKSISEFDAIRDKLVDMHRKTERARLLTHRAATTYDAGDPVTRESALAKLDASEAAREVAEDAVQVLGGYGYTEDFAPQRFYRDAKLMEIGEGTSEIQHLVIGRELGL
- a CDS encoding universal stress protein: MYDRVLVPTGVGDDAERTINCALDVAQRYDAELHVLRVSDPERASVETPETDPDGARDAREKRPEISNRVGERAVAGGVNVVSAVRCGPPVETIREYADESEDLVLLPDRGGFCDESYRVGGVVGRCLRECSISVMTVRAEH
- a CDS encoding ABC transporter ATP-binding protein; translation: MSTDTPRQTESADDVALAVEGVDSGYGEAQVLDDLSLHLDRDEIVCIIGPNGAGKSTVLKTVFGLLKPWNGTVRLGGEDITGTEPEDLVRKGVGYVPQVDNVFSSLTIEENLRMGGVARKSGLDEVIGRLYDRFPLLDEKREAKARTLSGGQRQVLAFSRALVMEPDVLLIDEPSAGLAPSIVEDVFANVRTVNELGTAILMVEQNAREGLAISDRGYVLDQGTVAYEDDADGLLDNPEVSQLYLGGADYE
- a CDS encoding DUF7500 family protein; the protein is MTDRTYVTPDELDFTEDDSVRELGDDRYVVAVDGDGGRPEAAAEPGRRAVEERASTDDESSDSDRYYLELGARTDVAEDETVVAGDDIGAVFADALRWYARRVAPSERPQKVVNVLLSDTEFAVTDRVRDR
- a CDS encoding ABC transporter ATP-binding protein — encoded protein: MSRQNGTEMTYEGANLDKPNQILRTDDLRKAFGGLVATDGASIAVEEGTITGMIGPNGAGKSTLFNLISGFYDPDDGRVWVNDTDVTDKKPHETARAGLVRTFQTPRRLEDMTVREAMLVGARPQTGESILPLWLSPSTVTREERANIERAEELLERFEIAHLIDEPSAELSGGQLKLVELARAITTSPDILLLDEPVAGVNPTLANDIKRFVRELNDEGQTFLIIEHDMPFIMDLADPVIVLDQGKVLMEGTPEEVRSDRRVIDAYLGGA
- a CDS encoding RIO1 family regulatory kinase/ATPase domain-containing protein translates to MELRRLVRGRVDWPRLEAVARELQTRYDREELHIRFLEADNWLSTPMVVDDEWFVKVVSRQNSLVHAVFTTTRNLGAFSSGREGFFEHFGTPYQMAEHELEATRRMREIGVNAPEPVEAFEVGELGVLVLEYLPNFRPLDELDRRREVDIAPDVFESLRRMHDDGLAHGDLRAENVLIVDGEVFFIDATSVSEGAADDARSYDLACALAAFEPLIGAKETVAAARTSYDTDELLSALEFLDFVNIRPDHDFDATGLKGEIEKCAS
- a CDS encoding universal stress protein is translated as MYDRILVPTDGSDPANNAVDHAIDLARQHGAELHALSVVDARHVGVGAPAVTPEEVQAAIEERSETATARVRDRAAVEDVDVVTAVRNGSPSDEIRSYADEEDCDLVVMGTHGRTSVERYLLGSVTERVLRRGDTPVLAVRGDD